The following is a genomic window from Deltaproteobacteria bacterium.
TTCAAACCATGATTCAAAGATTTCATGATGAATGCAGTTTCGGATTGATTCATTTCTTTTGCGATAGCCAACATTTGTTCGCTAGAAAGGTGATCCGCTCCTAAAAATACAGAGCAAGGATTACCGCCAAGTGGTTGATTTGTAAATGCATCTACTAATTTAAACTTCATTGCTAAACAACACTTGCAATATTTTTATCTTAATCAAGTATTCCTCTTAAATTCATCTTAGAATATTCCAAGTTCCTCATACGAAACTCAAAAAACACGCTTCATAAAATTCCTACAAATCATCCTAAGTTCTTGATTCGTTGAGTACACCACTGCTGGACGGATGCGCGGAAAGAGCAAGTTGGGTCAAAAGAGAGGACAAAACGATATCCTCAACTTTTCCAAACGCATTAATAACCAGTTTCCCATTACGGTCAAAAACAAGCCACGTTGGTGTACCCTGCATTTTATAATGATCCATAGTGCGTGGAATACGGTCGCTCGCAGAGGGCACGTCAATTCCAACTGGAAATTTGACCCTGAACTCATGAAGAAAGGCCTTCAAGGATACTTCCGCCATGGCCTCATGGTGTTCGAAAACAGTATGAAGGCCAACTACAGAAATTTGATCGCCATTAAAAGCTTCGTGAAGACGCTGTGCCTGAGGAATGCCATGTAGAATGCAACCTGGGCACAACATCTGAAAAGCATGTATCGCAACTACTTTTCCACTGAATGATTTTTC
Proteins encoded in this region:
- a CDS encoding TlpA family protein disulfide reductase codes for the protein MSEIKLFAEKWLNVDKDFSEKSFSGKVVAIHAFQMLCPGCILHGIPQAQRLHEAFNGDQISVVGLHTVFEHHEAMAEVSLKAFLHEFRVKFPVGIDVPSASDRIPRTMDHYKMQGTPTWLVFDRNGKLVINAFGKVEDIVLSSLLTQLALSAHPSSSGVLNESRT